ATTAACTAATATGAATCCCATCAAACTAACAATCAAATCCGAACTATTTTCCATCCTGCTGATCGCGATCTCTATCGCCGCCTCGTTTTATTTTTACGCGCATTTTCCCGACCGGGTGATAACTCATTGGGATTTCGCCGGCGAGCCGAACGGCTGGAGCGGCCGCGCTTTTGCCGCTTTTTTCTTTCCCGCGCTGTTTATCGCCATGTATCTGTTATTTATTTTTTTACCGATGCTTGATCCCAAAAAGGACCGTTATGCCGAATTCGCCAAAATTTATAATGTTTTTCGAAATCTGATTCTGGCGGTTTTGGTGGTTGTTTATTTTGTCGCCTCATTCAATAATTTAGGCGTAAATTCCAACGTCGGGCTTTGGGTTCCCGGAGTGATCGGCCTGTTGTTCATTGTTTTAGGCAACTATCTGGGAAAGATCAAGCGGAATTGGTTCGTCGGCATCCGCACTCCCTGGACCATGTCCTCCGAGACAGTCTGGAATAAAACTCACCGTTTCGGCGGCAAGGTTTTTATTTTCGGCGGCGTTTTAATGATCATCACCGGTTTCGCGCCGCTCTCCTGGCGCTTGCCAATATTCATCGCCGATATTATCATATTATTATTCGGAACCATCATATATTCGTACTTGGTTTA
Above is a window of Patescibacteria group bacterium DNA encoding:
- a CDS encoding SdpI family protein; its protein translation is MNPIKLTIKSELFSILLIAISIAASFYFYAHFPDRVITHWDFAGEPNGWSGRAFAAFFFPALFIAMYLLFIFLPMLDPKKDRYAEFAKIYNVFRNLILAVLVVVYFVASFNNLGVNSNVGLWVPGVIGLLFIVLGNYLGKIKRNWFVGIRTPWTMSSETVWNKTHRFGGKVFIFGGVLMIITGFAPLSWRLPIFIADIIILLFGTIIYSYLVYRKEKKK